In the Sulfobacillus thermosulfidooxidans DSM 9293 genome, GATTTCCCATCCAAAGGCTGTCACGGATAATTGTAGTGGTACCCAGGATGTACGTGGATATCCTGCCTCTTGTTGTAATATTGCGTAAACATCGTCGCCATTCACCCAATACACACGAATAATACCAGAATCGGTAATGGCAATACGAAAAAGTTCTTGGGAATTTTCTGATTCAAATATGGCACACAATGAATCAGGGCTGAGATATCCGGAAACAAAACCAACAAACGATGCTTGTTCCTGGCTGGGATGCAAGGTTGTAAGGGCTTTCAAAAAGAGATCGCTCCTTTTACATTTCTGGGTTTTATTCGGTTACCAAGCTTAGCTGGATTCCAAAGGCTTTCAGCTTCCGTAAGACAGCATACTATGACTCACTCAATTCGCCAAATGATCGCTTGTCTCAAGAAGACCAACCAGTGCATTAAGGATGAGACTCGGTCTCCCAAAGATTGAAAGCTCTTTACGGACAACTTTCCGTCTTGAGGTCTTCCGGGTATGATGAAGTGAGGAAACGACGTCGTGAGGCAAACAGGCAACGGTAAACGAACATCATAGCTAAACAAAAGGAAAATATCACCGCTACGGGTAAGCCACTTGTTACGATGAACTCGGAGCGTCAGAATGATGATTTCAGCTATGGTGCGAACATTGAGGATGGTGCATGATGACCGAATGGAAAGTGTTGGCTCAGGGAGCGCTAGATGCGGTAAAGGCCGCGCGTGCTGAGATCCTGACGATAATGAAGCGTGTCTATGAGGTCCAATATAAAAACGATCGTTCGCCCGTGACAGAAGCAGATATGGCTTCTCAAGCGGTTTTGATAGAAAAATTGCACCAGGTTGATCCTTCCATTCCTGTGGTTTCGGAGGAACTTAAGACAATAGATTATGATACCCGTCTGACGTGGCCACGGTTATGGATGGTTGATCCGCTCGATGGAACCAAAGAATTTGTTCGAGGTAATGGAGAATTTACGATTAATGTTGCGCTTATTGAAAATCACCAGGCCGTGATCGGCGTCATTGACTGGCCGGTAGGCGATATCACGTACATGGCGATAAAAAACGAAGGGGCTTACCGACTAGAGAAAACCGGCAGTATCCGTCTTCACAGTCATAGTTTTTCGAATCCGGCTAATGTTGTTATCAGTCGTTCCCACCGTCAATCGGAAATAGATTGGGTCCGCCGGAGTCAAATAGCCATTCGTTCGATTGATTATGTCGGAAGTGCCTTAAAATTTTGCCGGATTGCCGAAGGGCGGGATGACGTTTATCCGAGATTGACTCCTAATATGGAGTGGGATAGTGCAG is a window encoding:
- the cysQ gene encoding 3'(2'),5'-bisphosphate nucleotidase CysQ; this encodes MMTEWKVLAQGALDAVKAARAEILTIMKRVYEVQYKNDRSPVTEADMASQAVLIEKLHQVDPSIPVVSEELKTIDYDTRLTWPRLWMVDPLDGTKEFVRGNGEFTINVALIENHQAVIGVIDWPVGDITYMAIKNEGAYRLEKTGSIRLHSHSFSNPANVVISRSHRQSEIDWVRRSQIAIRSIDYVGSALKFCRIAEGRDDVYPRLTPNMEWDSAAGHILVAEAGGQVVDFLGHPLQYNKPDLHNEGFVAVGDWAAWREYFVRQGTFSK